The genome window TAGGTACACTACAAAGAGCTTTGTGATTCAAAGGCAGTGCCCGGTTCTCCCATAGAGGAGAACTTGGGTTTAAATCCCCATCTCCCACTtgttgtaggaaaaaaaaaaaaaaaaaaaaaaaaaaaaaaaaaaaaaaaaaaaaaaaatagtgggcTTTATGCCTCATTAGTTGGTTGCCTTTTCCAGCAAGAAATATCTGCCCTTGTTTTTTGACATTACATAACACCTATCAGCTAAGTAACTTTATTGACTATAATTTTGTTCTAgtaagtttatattttttatcctaTCCATTTCAATTTCTACTAGTTGAATGTTGGAGTTGCTTAACATACATTTACTTGCTTATAGATGAAAGGCATCATGAGTGGTGTGGATCCAGCTTCTGTGAGCAAAGGAATGAAGAAACAAGAGAATCACAAAAACCACTTCAATAGAGATGTCATGCTGGGGAGTGATCTTTGGACTGATGGACTAATTTGTGCTTTTGAATTTATTCGAGGCCATAGGAAGACCCGATCAGTACAAGATATGGCCAAGAAGCAGGTTTCATCAAGTGAACTAAATAGTTGTTTACCCCCGAAAGGTAGTGGGGAGAACTTTTGTAAATCTGCACCCCAATTATACTCTGGAATTGGTGATAGTGATATGGTTGACGATCATACTGATAGCAAGGATTATCAATCAGGCTGTTACCATGGGAAGGAAGAATTCCCGAGAAGTTACTGGATACCGATAGGTTGGGCTAGAATTTCTGAACTTGTCCAGAAAGTGCAAGTTGATGTTGGCTGGGCCTTGCAGCCTTTCAACTTctcagatgatgaagatgatgtgACTGTTGCAGATGTGGCCGCTCCTTACTGGGAACGCCCAGTGGGACGCACTTGGTGGTGTCACGTAGATGCAGGTCACCCAAACATAAGTGCCTGGTTGAGTAATGCTCAATGGTTGCATCCTGCTATTAGCATTGCTTTGCGAGATGAAAGTAAGCTGATAAGTGAGCGAATGAAGCACCTTCTATATGAGgtaaattactttttatattttcttagcagagacagagaaagagaagaaaaaatgaaaacttgaTAGCCATTGGGCACCCATTGGGAATAGAAACAtctttgttagaattatggtaaaatgattaaatttactattttctaaaattttaaacttttgggataaGCGGTAATTTAACATAATATCAGATCAAAAGGTCCTAAGTTTAATCTTTGTCTCCACTCTACTTcctatttaaaatgttaaaaaatccCATATATTGGGTCTCACTTATCaagggggagtgttagaattatggttaaatgatttaATTTACCATTTCCTAAATGCTCAAtcttttgggacaatcggtaattcaacaatttatttattttttgaaataaaatcttattggatattgatctggtttattttttatcatacTCGTTATTTTTCTGCTGTTACTTCACATAAATTGCTGTTTGGGTAAAAGCTTGTTGTTCCTGCAGCGAATAGAATCTTCTCACTATCTGTTAAAGTGCAAGGGCTCATGGTTTTGAGATAAGGTGTAATATCTCTGAATTTGATAATGTTCAGAATCAAATTGACATGTTAGTGAGAGCTACATGAATGAACCTACATTGTAACTAAATTTACTCTACAAAATTTTGACACACTGAACTTGATGGTGAAGCCACACCATTTTTTTGAACTGTTGAATTGAATTAATGTTAATATTCACATTGAGGCATTACAATTATGGAATAAGAACAAATAGATCCTGGAACCTAAGGAGATTGGTGCATCAATCCCAAAATCTTAATCTGCCACTGAGTGGGCCAACAGTTTATATGATGCTCACAAACACTAACTCTGACAAAACCCCTGGAACTTGATTTTTACATTTCTGATTTATACAGGAATGGTGCTGATGAATGTTTTGCTAAAGATTTTGCTTTAAATTTGCTGTGCGTAAGGCCTTCATTATATAATGTCtagaaaaattgtaaattatacatagaaaataaaaaatggagatTCCAGTGACATGACACGAAAACTATGAAGACATGTATAGTTGGCAGGAAAAAATTTGTAGTCTTCTGTTTTGTATTTTACCCTTGAGAAGAAAGTTTGTCAATCTCCTGCTGATGTTGGGTTCACAAATAGAAGAATTTCTCTATGCAGCCATTCTAATGTTTAAGCAATCACAACTTCCTCATATTCAATCTCAGGTGTAAAAGATTTAGCCAAAAATCAAGCTACCTCGGTTAGGTTAATGACCCAAGGAAAGCCCTAGCTACATTTGCGCCTGTGCCCCCAAAAGGACTAGTCAAGTTGTAGTTGGGCTCCTTGTAAGTGCTTATATATCCAAGATCCACCTGGTAAACACCAAATGTGGGACTCAGAATACCCCCGCACAACACACACTCATCCAATTCAATCCACATAACCAGGTATCATATTACCTGTCCAGCTGCAGCCTCATTTTTTATCTGGAAGGTAACTTGAGGTCCAGGGAGGCAGATCTCTCTGCTTGAACTAACCATGTTAAACCACTGTCCAAAATGTTGTTTGCTACCATTTTTGGTTCTCAGTTGACTTGTTCAActtgttttttgctttgttAATTGGTCTTTTTTGTATCCTACTTTAATAGTAGAAGCTGCTTAAGAATTCTAATGATTAGCTTTGCAAGGATTTATAAAACATTTTAGGTAACCAATATAAATTGAATATTCCTACTCATgactatataaaagccaatttatgaattatgagcTACCTAATGGTATGATCAGTTTGTAAGGTTTGCCTATATTGGGTTAGAGGAAATTGTATTTGCGAAGGGGGGTAAAGATGTTAACGAGTCCTACCCCTATAGGATATGGTTggtaacaatttatttatttatttttttttgatgatatgGAACCAAACCAAGATAGGGCCCTTTGGACCCGCTCCTAGGGACTTAAGTAAACCACAGATACACAACCTCACCTGACAAAACCACATATTAGGTAATCCAGAGGAACGCCTTGTGGGGATCCAACCTGGGATGTTTGGTTCTACAGCTCATCCAAGCCCTCTACCACTAGGTTGCACCTTGACAAGTATGGTCGGTAACAGATTATTTAGTGTAAGTTTTGCCTATATTTAGTGTAGGAATGAAATTTAAACCTCTACCAACCTTGGGGTTTGTGCTTGGCTAGGGTTTTGGTCCTTCTTCCCACCTCGGTGTGGCCCTAATATATGCATGTCCATAGATACACATGCATATATGCAAAAGTCTTTCATAAGGTTGTTGTTTAAGCAAGGCTAGTTTCTGTCTTTTTATCAAGTACGTTTATAAGGTGAGGCTAAATTGTAAATTGAGGAGGCCCAAAGGAATTTCGACTGTAGACACAAATTATTTGAAGCTGAGACTGCAGCTTTTCTTACAAAGAGGGCTAGAATCCTTCCTCTTCCTAGTTAAAGTGGGGTCAGTGATCTTTCTAGAATTTGGGGAACTGCGATTCTTCAGTTTTGTAACAAATTATGTCGATTTGTTGGTTAAGATATTACTGTACTAGAGCAAATTGAATTACCCACATTGGTCAATTAATGGATGGAGAGAAGCATGAAGGTCTATCACCCAAAGAAAATTAGACAGATGAAGATCTGAATAATAGTCTCATTCCCAATGCAAAACTATTGAATTGTTCAAATAACTGACATGGTTACTCCATAAAATATTAACCAAGTGGTCTAATTCCCAGGGCAGCCCCCCTACCAAATGGCACTGCAGCTAGCCCTATGTGTAAAACCCTGCCATGGGATATTGTCTTTCTGAAGTGAGAATTGAGTTAGGTTTTGGACAGGACAAGATCAGAACTCATACTTTGACACCTAGACCAAGGTATACAATCTGATTTCTGGTGTAATGAATTGGTAAATTGAAGAAGACATCCTTCATTAGATCATAAAATGCGTGGTCTACTGCATTGTCTTGGTGAAAGTAGTTCCATTATAGAGTTTATAGAGTCTCGTTTGCTTGTAATTATTTAGGCTATCTCATCTATTTACTATGTCTATAATGTAGTCTTTTTCTCAATAAATcatattacttataaaaaacaCAACTTGGTGAATGGAATCTATGTCCAAACTGTGCTCTCTGGATGGCTCTGCCTAGTTGTCTTTCTTCATTCCCTAGTCTTGCCTTGCTGAAAAATGGGCTAAAGACAAATTTGGAGGAGATGGATCCTTTTATAAAAGGAACTAGGGAAGGGCTACCCCATCCCAAAGACACCACCCATCCCCTTCTCTAATGTGGTTGTTTGAAAATAGTCCttttggctcttttttttttttttttgataagcaataaACCTTCATTGAATAAAAGCATGTACAAAAAAGGCCAAAGCACACAGGGCATGTACTAAGGTAAACAAGAGAGACAAAAAGAACTAAGAAGTATCAAGGCTACATCTACCAAGCAAATCAGACAAGATTCCCCACTGTTTAATGTGGAAGATTTGGAGGGAAAGGAATAAGTAATGTTTTGGCTCTTGGCCGAAATAAGTAAATATTAAGCTAGATTCCAAATGTGCAGAGGACATTTCCAATGAATAAGGTGGTGTGTTGTGATTGTCAAAATCTTAATtgctgtttttattttattttatttagtggattatagtattaaatttttttcatctttaggA of Quercus lobata isolate SW786 chromosome 8, ValleyOak3.0 Primary Assembly, whole genome shotgun sequence contains these proteins:
- the LOC115954451 gene encoding uncharacterized protein LOC115954451 isoform X2, with the protein product MKGIMSGVDPASVSKGMKKQENHKNHFNRDVMLGSDLWTDGLICAFEFIRGHRKTRSVQDMAKKQVSSSELNSCLPPKGSGENFCKSAPQLYSGIGDSDMVDDHTDSKDYQSGCYHGKEEFPRSYWIPIGWARISELVQKVQVDVGWALQPFNFSDDEDDVTVADVAAPYWERPVGRTWWCHVDAGHPNISAWLSNAQWLHPAISIALRDESKLISERMKHLLYEVPVRVSGGLLFELLGQSAGDPFVDEDDIPIVLRSWQAQKFLVTALHVKGSASNINVLGIAEVQELLAAGGTNIPRTAHELVAHLACRLAQWDDRLFRKCIFGAADEVELKFMDRRNHEDMHLFSVILNQEIRWLSNQVIRVKWSLHAREEIVFELLLHLRGNTTRGLLEGMRKSTREMIQEQEAVRGRLFTIQDVMQSTVRAWLQKPHCYA